In Arachis stenosperma cultivar V10309 chromosome 1, arast.V10309.gnm1.PFL2, whole genome shotgun sequence, one DNA window encodes the following:
- the LOC130966711 gene encoding ubiquitin carboxyl-terminal hydrolase 2, translating into MGKKIRRKNRASAKEKAVAMQSPKKALESPNPTVESVDEGISAAKETSSCPHLVKGINLNTLSSKIESSASVRCEDCREGAADRRGGKGKGKGNKQGKKKSGTPADSKSESKAIWVCLECGQYTCGGVGLPTTPHCHVVRHVRQHRHPLVVHYEKPQLCWCFQCNMLIQADKIEENEETGRVLSDVVKLLKGRSSQKSSADNKDVGIDGSVTSEIKSGVIVRNDLYGHGGYVVRGMINLGNTCFFNSIMQNLLAMDRLRDNFLNLDSPFGPLVSSLKKLFTETNPESGLKTTINPRSFFGCVCSKSPQFRGYQQHDSHELLRCLLDGLSTEEQAARKQNGSPKRDGTPANTLVDDLFGGQISSTVRCIECGNSSTVYEPFLDLSLPVPTKKPPPRKAQQAIRAKKAKLPPKKGGKTRVKVNRDDDPIAGQSISNQSSVHESTSPAQSNVSVAGEVAVPSDCGDSTVLVSKEISNVAKELSSPNLVAVGESQDMQVLDNDANKMSASSDDLAWLDYVEAEADNVTEECEFLSPKEGDQDTDSKNEPLNELPVGVSCERYGPECSPKEDQDQRPYSSTNGWEDEVPLQVQGSEVLLLPYKEESSSACEIIGRDGEASCSNLGHGQEELAFEGFGDLFNEPEVFAGPAPRPSSNEVTEAVFNSESDPDEVDDTDSPVSVESCLAHFIKPELLSDENGWNCENCSKIVQRKKVEAKKKANSVLDGIEIGCRVEPLDAAYSFSIEVRSLDNGNITDTKNTESSVLHINHGTVLENGQSNGLSSNVDEKDHRTLKMKDTLNEELQSSGCHNSSNAESCNHSAADSSVIVDNTENVESRDPQMSGQDDDDSEECSEEEADVKSLKVKRDATKRVLIHKAPPVLTIHLKRFSQDARGRLSKLNGHVNFRERMDLRPYVDPRFVAEENYEYHLVGVVEHSGSMRGGHYVAYVRGGQRNRGKADNNENESSTWYHASDAYVREVSLDEVLRCEAYILFYEKN; encoded by the exons ATGGGGAAGAAAATCAGAAGAAAGAACCGAGCTTCTGCTAAGGAGAAGGCAGTTGCTATGCAGTCTCCGAAGAAAGCTTTAGAGTCTCCCAACCCAACTGTTGAGTCTGTTGATGAGGGGATCTCTGCTGCAAAAGAAACAAGTTCTTGTCCTCATCTTGTAAAGGGTATTAATTTAAATACACTATCTAGCAAGATTGAATCCTCTGCATCAGTAAGGTGTGAAGATTGCAGAGAAGGTGCTGCTGATAGGAGAGGtggaaaaggaaaagggaaaggTAATAaacaagggaagaagaaaagtgGCACACCAGCAGATTCAAAATCCGAGTCCAAGGCTATATGGGTTTGTTTGGAGTGTGGTCAATATACCTGTGGAGGTGTGGGGCTACCAACAACCCCTCATTGCCATGTTGTCAGGCATGTGAGGCAACATCGGCATCCCTTAGTGGTTCATTATGAAAAGCCTCAGTTGTGTTGGTGTTTTCAGTGCAATATGCTTATTCAAGCTGATAAAAtagaagagaatgaagaaaCAGGCCGTGTTCTATCTGATGTAGTGAAATTGTTGAAAGGGAGATCATCGCAGAAATCATCAGCGGATAATAAGGACGTTGGTATTGATGGCAGTGTTACTTCAGAAATTAAATCAGGAGTGATTGTCAGAAATGATTTATATGGGCATGGTGGCTATGTAGTTCGAGGCATGATTAATCTTGGGAATACTTGTTTCTTCAATTCCATCATGCAAAATTTGCTAGCTATGGATAGATTGCGGGACAACTTTCTGAATTTGGATTCTCCTTTTGGACCATTGGTTAGTTCCTTGAAGAAACTGTTCACTGAAACAAATCCAGAATCAGGATTGAAAACCACTATAAATCCTAGATCATTTTTTGGTTGTGTGTGCTCCAAGTCTCCCCAATTTCGAGGATATCAGCAGCATGACAGTCATGAATTGCTCCGTTGTTTATTGGATGGGTTGAGTACTGAAGAGCAAGCTGCAAGGAAACAAAATGGTTCGCCCAAGAGAGATGGCACCCCTGCAAATACTTTAGTTGATGATTTATTTGGGGGTCAGATATCTAGTACTGTACGGTGCATTGAATGTGGAAATTCCTCAACTGTTTACGAGCCTTTTTTAGATCTTTCACTGCCTGTTCCAACTAAGAAACCCCCTCCTCGGAAAGCACAACAAGCAATTCGAGCCAAAAAGGCAAAACTTCCACCAAAAAAAGGTGGAAAGACCCGAGTCAAAGTTAACAGGGATGATGATCCAATAGCTGGTCAAAGTATATCAAACCAATCATCTGTCCATGAGTCAACCTCCCCTGCTCAGTCCAATGTGTCGGTTGCGGGAGAGGTGGCAGTCCCTTCTGATTGTGGTGATTCTACAGTATTGGTTTCAAAGGAAATAAGCAATGTTGCTAAAGAGCTGTCTTCACCGAATTTGGTTGCTGTTGGAGAGTCTCAAGATATGCAAGTGCTTGACAATGATGCAAATAAGATGTCAGCTTCATCAGATGATCTTGCATGGTTGGATTATGTGGAAGCTGAAGCTGACAATGTCACCGAGGAATGTGAGTTTCTTTCACCGAAAGAGGGCGATCAGGATACTGATAGCAAGAATGAACCTTTAAATGAATTGCCGGTAGGGGTTAGCTGTGAACGTTATGGTCCAGAGTGTTCCCCTAAGGAGGATCAAGACCAAAGACCGTATTCTTCAACAAATGGGTGGGAAGACGAGGTTCCACTACAAGTTCAAGGTTCAGAAGTGCTGTTACTTCCTTATAAAGAAGAAAGTTCCTCTGCTTGTGAAATTATTGGAAGGGATGGTGAGGCTTCCTGTTCGAATTTGGGCCATGGTCAAGAAGAATTAGCATTCGAAGGCTTTGGTGATTTATTCAATGAACCTGAAGTTTTTGCTGGTCCTGCTCCTAGGCCTTCATCTAATGAGGTTACAGAAGCTGTTTTTAACAGTGAGTCTGATCCAGATGAAGTCGATGATACAGATTCTCCAGTTTCGGTAGAGAGTTGCTTGGCACATTTTATAAAACCTGAGCTTCTCTCAGATGAAAATGGTTGGAACTGTGAGAACTGTTCGAAAATTGTCCAACGTAAAAAAGTTGAAGCAAAAAAGAAGGCAAATTCTGTATTGGATGGAATTGAGATTGGATGTCGTGTTGAACCATTGGATGCTGCTTACTCTTTTTCTATTGAAGTCAGAAGCCTTGATAATGGGAATATTACAGATACCAAAAATACAGAAAGTTCAGTTTTACATATTAATCATGGAACAGTGCTTGAAAATGGTCAATCAAATGGATTGAGTTCAAATGTTGATGAAAAGGATCACAGAACTTTGAAGATGAAAGATACACTTAATGAGGAACTTCAGTCTTCGGGATGTCATAATTCTTCCAATGCAGAAAGTTGTAATCATTCAGCTGCTGATTCTAGTGTTATCGTGGATAACACTGAAAATGTTGAAAGCAGAGATCCTCAGATGTCAGGTCAGGATGATGATGACTCAGAAGAATGCAGTGAGGAAGAGGCTGACGTGAAAAGTTTGAAGGTGAAAAGGGATGCTACTAAAAGGGTCCTCATTCATAAAGCTCCGCCTGTCTTGACAATTCATTTGAAGAGATTCAGCCAAGATGCCCGAGGTCGCTTAAGCAAGTTAAATGGACATGTCAATTTCAGAGAAAGAATGGATCTCAGACCATATGTGGATCCTAG ATTCGTAGCTGAAGAGAATTATGAATACCATTTGGTTGGTGTAGTGGAGCACTCGGGATCTATGAGAGGGGGTCACTATGTTGCATATGTGAGAGGGGGCCAGAGGAACAGAGGGAAGGCTGATAAcaatgagaatgagagttccaCTTGGTATCATGCCAGTGATGCATATGTACGTGAAGTGTCTCTCGATGAAGTTCTTCGATGCGAGGCATACATTCTGTTCTATGAAAAAAATTGA